Proteins encoded in a region of the Acidobacteriota bacterium genome:
- a CDS encoding O-antigen ligase family protein gives MVPTPMHAPGAQRIVARAMWLMGAIALTLPLLSIWRPDAVPFPFKVLVTALLAVAAIHPVAGLMALAVLGAVVLPLVITIGQPPFGANESIEAMVLGVLAGIAWRWVVFGPPAGGRLARPSMLFAAVAAASAVTLLGAQQLVTEPMPAFLQTLWKHLSRFYFSEAREFPAWHEAAVWIEALLLAVVIERVVHRAPRSGPMLAWAALGGLTLEACFSLLRLAEIANRNADPVGAFWRHALTTRISPHFPDMNAVGSLFALGAAGWLVVAIGPKVSRSTRAVAIAGAVMLGAALWLTGSRAALGATAITLAIVWLALRRPSWRLVLAALLVTLAAGALFVRANPNLAPRATAGIAMKVRIGMADLGARMVADHPWFGVGLAEFSRQSTEYADRDLMMLFPPLMFGENAHNQLIQIAGELGGVGLLAFLLYWSRVLFPAIVSLRAGGTSLWLWAFTAGLCAFHLSALMGHPFLTPYVVFMVFIFVGLVSGLTPEPQRRTHWWPGVVVAAAVIALAASVPTRIGETAAAQGRLIIGASPVAGEVDGIRYRVASATSTWFVRAPAKLITMPLRASADSRGPCTVQINMDGTPANQTVVDGQAWRQVRFVIEAIREVGSHRLDVIASGDGCVLLVGQILRQ, from the coding sequence ATGGTCCCGACCCCAATGCACGCGCCTGGCGCGCAGAGAATAGTCGCGCGTGCGATGTGGTTGATGGGTGCGATTGCGCTCACACTGCCGCTCCTGTCCATCTGGCGGCCGGACGCCGTGCCGTTCCCGTTCAAAGTGCTGGTCACGGCCCTGCTGGCAGTGGCCGCGATCCACCCTGTGGCCGGACTCATGGCGTTGGCGGTGCTGGGGGCCGTGGTGCTGCCACTCGTCATCACCATCGGCCAGCCGCCGTTTGGCGCCAACGAATCGATCGAGGCCATGGTGCTGGGCGTGTTGGCCGGCATCGCGTGGCGCTGGGTGGTGTTCGGGCCGCCGGCCGGAGGACGCCTGGCCCGGCCATCGATGCTGTTTGCCGCCGTGGCTGCCGCCTCGGCGGTTACCCTGCTCGGCGCGCAGCAGTTGGTGACCGAACCGATGCCGGCGTTCCTCCAGACGCTCTGGAAACATCTGTCGCGCTTCTATTTTTCCGAAGCGCGCGAGTTCCCCGCCTGGCATGAGGCGGCCGTCTGGATCGAGGCCCTGCTGCTGGCGGTCGTGATCGAACGGGTGGTGCATCGCGCGCCACGATCGGGGCCGATGCTGGCGTGGGCCGCGCTTGGCGGCCTCACGCTTGAAGCGTGTTTTTCGCTGCTGCGGCTGGCTGAGATTGCCAACCGCAACGCCGACCCGGTGGGCGCTTTCTGGCGGCACGCGTTGACCACGCGCATCAGTCCGCACTTTCCCGACATGAATGCCGTCGGCTCCCTGTTTGCGCTGGGCGCTGCGGGCTGGCTGGTGGTGGCGATTGGCCCGAAGGTGTCTCGATCGACCCGCGCTGTCGCGATCGCCGGCGCCGTCATGCTCGGCGCCGCACTCTGGCTGACCGGTTCACGCGCAGCGCTGGGCGCCACGGCGATCACGCTGGCGATCGTGTGGCTCGCGCTGCGACGCCCGTCGTGGCGGCTCGTACTGGCCGCACTGCTCGTGACCCTGGCGGCCGGCGCGCTGTTCGTGAGGGCCAATCCGAATCTGGCGCCACGGGCCACGGCGGGCATCGCGATGAAAGTGCGCATCGGCATGGCCGACCTTGGGGCGCGCATGGTGGCCGACCATCCGTGGTTTGGGGTCGGGTTGGCCGAGTTCAGCCGACAGTCCACCGAATACGCCGACCGCGACCTGATGATGCTGTTTCCGCCGCTGATGTTTGGCGAGAACGCCCACAACCAGCTCATCCAGATCGCGGGAGAACTGGGCGGCGTCGGGCTCCTGGCGTTTCTCCTTTACTGGAGCCGGGTGCTGTTCCCCGCCATCGTGAGCCTGAGAGCCGGCGGGACGAGCCTGTGGCTCTGGGCATTCACCGCGGGCCTCTGCGCGTTTCACCTCAGCGCGCTCATGGGGCATCCCTTTCTGACGCCGTATGTCGTCTTCATGGTGTTCATTTTTGTCGGGCTCGTGTCGGGCCTGACACCGGAGCCTCAGCGCCGGACGCACTGGTGGCCGGGTGTGGTGGTGGCCGCGGCCGTCATCGCGCTCGCCGCGTCTGTGCCCACCCGCATAGGCGAGACCGCCGCCGCGCAGGGACGCCTGATCATCGGCGCGTCGCCGGTGGCGGGCGAAGTGGACGGCATCAGGTATCGCGTGGCCTCCGCCACATCGACATGGTTCGTGCGCGCACCCGCCAAACTCATCACGATGCCGTTGCGCGCGTCAGCTGACTCGCGGGGGCCATGCACGGTGCAGATCAACATGGACGGCACGCCAGCCAATCAAACGGTCGTGGACGGGCAGGCGTGGCGGCAGGTGCGGTTTGTCATCGAGGCCATCCGCGAAGTTGGCTCCCACCGCCTCGATGTGATCGCATCCGGTGACGGCTGCGTGCTCCTCGTCGGCCAGATTCTGCGGCAATAG
- a CDS encoding glycosyltransferase family 2 protein: protein MTTRVIVLNWNGLDWLDGCLKALHAQRVLPTEIVIVDNASTDKSVSHLRNRWPDVRVEVLASNVGFAAGNNRGAEDARTDALIFLNNDTEPEPGWLQALVAAAEADPTRGLVTSKVVYLNQPDVIDSAGDGYLRCGGAFKRQHGATAATAAESGEVFGACGAAFLIRRTLFEELGGFDEDFFMVYEDVDLSYRARLSGARVWYAADAVVRHAGSAALGRVSDAAVFYGQRNLEWTWIKNTPASLWWRSLPAHVLYDLAGGVAYARRGQLGPWLRGKAAAVAGSARFWRKRAGVQRTARVPAASVWSVMDRRWWAIKTAEKKFDFWGNDV from the coding sequence GTGACCACGCGCGTCATCGTGCTCAACTGGAACGGTCTTGATTGGCTGGATGGGTGCCTGAAGGCGCTGCACGCGCAGCGTGTGTTGCCGACGGAAATTGTGATCGTTGACAACGCATCAACCGACAAAAGTGTGTCGCACCTGCGGAATCGGTGGCCGGACGTGCGGGTGGAAGTGCTCGCGAGCAATGTGGGCTTTGCTGCCGGAAATAATCGTGGCGCTGAGGATGCGCGCACGGACGCGCTGATTTTTCTCAACAACGACACTGAACCTGAGCCCGGGTGGCTGCAGGCGCTGGTGGCTGCGGCGGAAGCGGATCCCACGCGCGGACTGGTGACGTCGAAAGTGGTGTACCTGAATCAGCCTGATGTCATTGACTCGGCCGGTGACGGATATCTGCGGTGTGGTGGCGCGTTCAAGCGACAGCACGGCGCAACGGCGGCCACGGCCGCCGAGTCGGGTGAAGTGTTTGGCGCGTGCGGCGCGGCGTTCCTGATTCGCCGGACCCTGTTCGAAGAGCTCGGTGGGTTCGATGAAGACTTCTTCATGGTGTACGAGGACGTGGACCTGTCGTACCGCGCACGGCTCTCGGGTGCGCGCGTCTGGTACGCGGCTGATGCGGTGGTGCGGCATGCGGGAAGCGCCGCGCTCGGACGCGTGAGTGACGCGGCGGTGTTCTACGGTCAGCGCAATCTGGAGTGGACCTGGATCAAGAACACCCCGGCGTCCCTGTGGTGGCGGTCGCTGCCTGCGCACGTGCTCTACGATCTCGCCGGCGGCGTGGCCTACGCACGTCGCGGCCAACTGGGTCCGTGGTTGCGTGGCAAGGCTGCCGCAGTGGCGGGCAGTGCGCGGTTCTGGCGCAAGCGCGCCGGAGTGCAGCGCACGGCGCGCGTACCCGCGGCGTCGGTGTGGTCCGTGATGGACCGCCGCTGGTGGGCGATCAAGACCGCCGAGAAAAAATTCGACTTCTGGGGCAACGACGTCTAA
- a CDS encoding GxxExxY protein, with translation MPIQEDAVASTIIGAAIEVHRCLGPGLVENVYQTCLSHELLGHGIGVETQVPVPVMYKGIRMECGFRLDMLVARDVIVEIKSVDRLMPIHTAQIITYLRLTGARQALLINFNGATLKEGLKSFLGERNLRSH, from the coding sequence ATGCCGATTCAAGAAGATGCTGTCGCTTCCACAATCATCGGGGCCGCCATCGAGGTACATCGCTGTCTGGGTCCCGGACTCGTCGAGAACGTGTACCAAACTTGCCTGTCCCACGAACTCCTGGGACATGGAATCGGAGTTGAGACTCAGGTTCCGGTGCCGGTGATGTACAAGGGAATCCGCATGGAATGCGGCTTTCGGCTGGACATGCTCGTCGCTCGTGACGTGATCGTTGAGATCAAGAGCGTCGATCGGCTCATGCCAATTCACACAGCCCAGATCATCACTTACCTCCGCCTCACAGGCGCCCGGCAGGCACTGCTCATCAACTTCAACGGCGCCACTCTGAAGGAAGGCCTCAAGAGCTTCCTGGGTGAGCGGAACTTGCGTTCCCATTGA
- a CDS encoding MBOAT family protein, producing the protein MVFTSLHFVVFFAVVYALYRVLPHRGQNWLLVLASYYFYAAWDWRFLSLLVGSTVVDYAVARAIDTARDPRRRKHLLWLSLAFNFGMLGFFKYFDFFADSLARVFDAFGWHLDPITLHVILPIGISFYTFMSVSYVIDVYRREIPATTSLLDFAVFVAFFPHLVAGPILRASLLLPQISAPRRIVARQMRDGVWLIAWGVFQKMFVADNLGGLVESVFGASASPSGGDVLVASYAFAFQIYGDFAGYSNMARGMSKLMGIELNVNFRFPYFVTSPQAFWRHWHISLSTWLRDYLYIPLGGNRGSSFATKRNLMITMALGGLWHGAAWTFVIWGLYQGLVLVVARSISERGRALTATWQHVLLGVVMFHVTCYGWLIFRARSVGQIADFTGLLLTRPGLSATGWDMLVVPLVLTVFPLLIVHIHQARHDDESSIFELPRPVRYALFGAIGYLVLLFGDFEGAEFIYFQF; encoded by the coding sequence ATGGTTTTTACCTCCCTCCATTTCGTCGTCTTCTTCGCGGTCGTGTATGCGCTCTACCGCGTTCTGCCACATCGCGGGCAGAACTGGCTGCTGGTCCTGGCCAGCTACTACTTCTATGCTGCGTGGGACTGGCGCTTCCTGTCGCTGCTGGTCGGGTCCACGGTGGTGGACTACGCGGTGGCCCGCGCGATCGACACCGCACGCGATCCCCGCCGCCGCAAACACCTCTTGTGGCTCAGCCTGGCCTTCAACTTCGGCATGTTGGGGTTCTTCAAATACTTCGACTTCTTTGCCGACAGCCTCGCGCGCGTCTTTGATGCCTTCGGATGGCATCTCGACCCGATCACCCTGCACGTCATCCTTCCCATCGGCATCTCGTTTTACACGTTCATGTCGGTCAGCTACGTGATCGACGTCTATCGCCGCGAGATTCCCGCCACGACATCGCTGCTCGACTTTGCCGTCTTCGTGGCGTTTTTTCCGCACCTGGTGGCCGGGCCCATTCTGCGTGCGTCACTGCTGCTGCCGCAGATCAGCGCGCCGCGCCGCATCGTCGCGCGGCAGATGCGCGACGGCGTCTGGCTCATCGCCTGGGGTGTGTTCCAGAAGATGTTTGTGGCCGACAACCTCGGCGGCCTTGTGGAGTCGGTGTTCGGCGCGTCCGCATCGCCGTCGGGCGGTGACGTTCTGGTCGCGAGCTACGCGTTCGCGTTCCAGATCTATGGTGACTTCGCCGGCTACTCAAACATGGCGCGCGGCATGTCCAAACTTATGGGCATCGAGCTGAACGTCAACTTCCGGTTCCCGTATTTCGTGACGTCGCCACAGGCCTTCTGGCGCCACTGGCACATCAGCCTGTCCACCTGGCTGCGCGACTACCTGTACATTCCGCTCGGCGGCAACCGGGGCTCGTCGTTCGCCACCAAGCGCAACCTGATGATCACGATGGCGCTCGGCGGCCTGTGGCACGGTGCCGCGTGGACGTTTGTGATCTGGGGGCTCTATCAAGGCCTGGTGCTTGTGGTGGCGCGCTCCATCAGCGAACGGGGCCGTGCCCTCACCGCCACATGGCAACACGTGCTGCTGGGCGTCGTGATGTTTCACGTCACGTGTTACGGATGGCTCATCTTCCGCGCGCGTTCAGTGGGACAGATTGCCGACTTCACCGGGCTCCTGCTGACCCGCCCAGGTCTGTCTGCCACCGGCTGGGACATGCTCGTGGTGCCGTTGGTTCTCACCGTCTTCCCCCTGCTCATCGTCCACATCCACCAGGCCCGGCATGACGATGAGTCATCGATCTTCGAGCTGCCGCGCCCCGTCCGCTACGCGCTGTTTGGCGCGATCGGATATCTCGTGCTGCTCTTCGGTGACTTCGAGGGCGCAGAGTTCATCTACTTCCAGTTCTGA
- a CDS encoding polyprenol monophosphomannose synthase codes for MSLRPVPDLTMVVPTFNERDRLSELVAAVFAAADAANLALELVVVDDNSPDGTGELADDLATRYRMQVVHRAGKLGLGTAVVAGFQVASADVVGVMDADFSHPPSLVPVLFAAFTSTGADVAVASRYIPGGSTPDWPFSRRMLSRTACLLARGLSPIRDAASGFFIIKRAIAQGTTIKAGGFKICLELIVRSGAKRLVELPYQFDDRELGQSKMSRREAAGYLVQLWDLYRERLTGSRRPTEGTRDYRQLSTSDVAALRSRP; via the coding sequence GTGTCTCTGCGTCCCGTGCCCGACCTGACGATGGTGGTGCCCACCTTCAACGAACGCGATCGTCTTTCTGAGCTGGTGGCAGCCGTGTTTGCAGCCGCCGACGCGGCGAACCTGGCACTTGAACTCGTGGTGGTGGACGACAATTCGCCCGACGGCACGGGCGAGCTGGCCGATGACCTCGCCACGCGCTACCGGATGCAGGTGGTGCATCGCGCCGGCAAGTTGGGCCTCGGCACCGCAGTGGTGGCGGGCTTCCAGGTGGCCTCCGCCGACGTGGTTGGCGTGATGGATGCCGACTTCAGCCATCCGCCGTCGCTGGTCCCGGTGTTGTTCGCCGCATTCACGTCCACCGGCGCCGACGTCGCCGTGGCCAGCCGCTACATCCCCGGGGGTTCCACACCGGATTGGCCGTTCAGCCGGCGCATGTTGTCGCGCACGGCCTGTCTTCTGGCGCGAGGCTTGTCGCCCATTCGTGATGCGGCTTCAGGGTTCTTCATCATCAAGCGGGCGATTGCCCAGGGCACCACGATCAAGGCCGGTGGTTTCAAGATTTGCCTGGAACTCATCGTGCGGAGCGGTGCGAAGCGCCTGGTGGAATTGCCCTACCAGTTCGACGACCGCGAATTGGGCCAGAGCAAGATGAGCCGTCGTGAAGCCGCCGGCTACCTCGTGCAGCTCTGGGACCTCTACCGCGAACGCCTCACCGGCTCGCGGCGGCCCACCGAGGGCACCCGCGACTACCGCCAGCTTTCGACCTCCGACGTCGCGGCGCTACGATCTCGGCCTTGA
- a CDS encoding glycosyltransferase family 39 protein, with protein MPSSPKLRWLAIAAIVALWLLRVPSLAQPMAGDQGLYAYAGQQLAEGHAPYAAAWDQKPPGIHVVYAVLWTIWPHESVVAGADMVAAGLVAFLLVVIGRRRFTERIGFGAAAVFLFFANPSVVQRMSGILVRAQCETFIALAVTMALALVASERRMTRHLLAVGVLLGCGFWLKYNAAAYAVVVTVALAMWPRDGEPSPRSFLRDLGWVAVAGALTVVLPIAAMAAAGVWQDLYLATITYNVAYSGETYEGVSPLGYLFTFPIERAANDALWLLGGLGALIAIVNWLRAPRSSSALCSLVVLSWVAASCLSILINGARELPQYFVQAAPALAMMAAVGLAPLVARRGSAPWVPAATLVVLFVMVLRPGEMGHLPKLADNTRSDWSALVGSTDRATYLSRFGGRERDKFIAREIEALALDIKATTAPEEPIYVFGFSPGVLVKSERRSASRFHWSRPVVIEFAAGTPGYGSAAVLADLEREAPSIVALQKQDWAHDDPALAGEPNSVDFFHQHAGLNAWLTSRYVRERETPLFEIWRRR; from the coding sequence TTGCCCTCTTCGCCGAAGTTACGGTGGTTGGCCATCGCGGCGATTGTCGCGTTGTGGCTGTTGCGAGTGCCTTCGCTGGCACAACCCATGGCGGGCGACCAGGGCCTGTATGCCTATGCCGGCCAGCAACTGGCCGAAGGCCACGCGCCGTATGCCGCCGCGTGGGATCAGAAACCGCCAGGCATTCATGTGGTCTACGCGGTGTTGTGGACCATCTGGCCTCACGAGTCGGTGGTGGCCGGGGCGGACATGGTGGCGGCGGGGCTGGTGGCGTTCCTTCTGGTGGTGATCGGACGCCGGCGGTTCACGGAAAGGATCGGGTTCGGCGCAGCAGCTGTATTCCTGTTCTTCGCAAATCCGTCGGTCGTGCAGCGAATGAGCGGCATCCTCGTGCGCGCACAGTGCGAGACGTTTATCGCGCTTGCGGTGACGATGGCCCTGGCATTGGTGGCCAGTGAGCGTCGCATGACGCGACATTTGCTGGCCGTGGGTGTGCTGCTCGGATGCGGGTTCTGGCTGAAGTACAACGCGGCGGCCTATGCGGTGGTCGTGACCGTGGCGCTGGCCATGTGGCCGCGTGACGGCGAGCCGTCACCCCGATCGTTCCTGCGCGACCTGGGCTGGGTGGCGGTGGCGGGCGCGCTCACCGTGGTGTTGCCAATAGCGGCGATGGCGGCTGCGGGCGTCTGGCAGGACCTTTACCTGGCCACCATCACTTACAACGTGGCCTACTCGGGCGAGACATACGAGGGCGTCAGTCCGCTCGGGTATTTATTCACGTTCCCAATCGAACGTGCGGCCAACGATGCCCTCTGGCTGCTCGGAGGCCTCGGTGCGCTGATCGCCATCGTGAACTGGCTCCGCGCGCCACGAAGCTCGTCGGCCCTGTGCAGCCTGGTTGTCCTCAGTTGGGTGGCGGCGTCGTGCCTGTCGATCCTGATCAACGGCGCGCGAGAGCTGCCGCAATATTTCGTGCAGGCGGCGCCCGCGTTGGCCATGATGGCGGCCGTTGGTCTTGCGCCACTCGTGGCGCGGCGCGGCTCTGCGCCGTGGGTGCCAGCCGCGACTCTGGTGGTGCTTTTCGTCATGGTGCTCCGGCCGGGTGAGATGGGCCATCTGCCGAAGCTTGCCGACAACACGCGCAGTGACTGGAGTGCGCTGGTCGGAAGCACCGATCGCGCAACCTACCTCAGCCGTTTCGGCGGCCGCGAGCGGGACAAGTTCATCGCGCGCGAGATCGAAGCCCTGGCACTCGACATCAAGGCCACGACCGCGCCCGAAGAACCCATCTACGTCTTCGGTTTTTCACCGGGTGTGTTGGTGAAGAGCGAGCGCCGCAGTGCGTCGCGGTTCCACTGGAGCCGCCCCGTGGTGATCGAGTTTGCTGCGGGCACACCCGGCTACGGGTCTGCGGCGGTGCTGGCCGATCTTGAGCGCGAGGCCCCCAGCATCGTGGCGCTGCAAAAGCAGGACTGGGCGCACGATGACCCGGCTCTGGCGGGTGAGCCGAACTCGGTCGACTTCTTCCACCAGCACGCCGGGCTGAACGCGTGGCTCACGTCCCGGTATGTGCGTGAACGCGAAACGCCTCTCTTCGAAATATGGAGGCGGCGATGA
- a CDS encoding glycosyltransferase family 39 protein, translating into MTSRGRWLMAVMAVLLLAATLRGLWLTADPASSHTVGVVWHDEGAWVHNARNQALWGTWRTDEWNPMFIAPVFTALEAAAFETFGVGTWQARTVPLASGLVAILALMWGLSAVAGRWAALIGGLLLSTSYTFVMWNRAALMESTMTMFIVIGWAAYARSERRPMWGVVAGVAVVLAFFTKAAAAFFVAAIVIEVGAGWWVHKRALRGPWTLDPGLWTLLGLTVAGTVVLATFVIPNWTEFVSYNWAMTVERKPEYSMTAFARNVTWLPLAHGVFSRMWLVMLVAGVAAAGIVTRWRTAHRAERLAVLWLLVGMVELVVHDSGNERRYVMFVPALVALASMAIGVRKTPSEDAKTTSEVITVGGLPVITSEVVFITSEVVFRAAVSVVIAALAYLVFGSGLRMIWLDDVLASNYSRTVWVSAGLSVAVAALVWWRWKAWADRLGNARLPLAATVAVVVVTCGTDLTLYGRWAARRTFHNYDASRALAGLLPSGTLVHGKLANGLALENQIKPLFVGRGFGNYADRLERDDARYILTYTQPRLGHEGPVILDVLQHYPRQRVIAEFEVDDEWPGRDRAALIDKFPDGPESRARNQ; encoded by the coding sequence ATGACCAGCCGCGGCCGATGGCTTATGGCCGTGATGGCGGTGCTGCTCCTCGCTGCCACGCTGCGTGGCCTGTGGCTTACCGCCGACCCGGCCTCGAGCCACACCGTGGGTGTGGTGTGGCACGACGAGGGCGCGTGGGTGCACAACGCGCGCAATCAGGCGTTGTGGGGCACGTGGCGCACCGACGAGTGGAACCCGATGTTCATCGCGCCCGTTTTCACGGCGCTGGAAGCTGCGGCATTTGAGACATTCGGTGTGGGCACGTGGCAGGCGCGCACCGTGCCGCTCGCGTCGGGCCTCGTCGCGATCCTCGCGCTGATGTGGGGCCTGTCGGCCGTGGCCGGTCGCTGGGCCGCACTCATCGGCGGCCTGCTGCTCTCCACCAGCTACACGTTCGTCATGTGGAACCGCGCAGCGCTCATGGAATCGACGATGACGATGTTCATCGTGATTGGATGGGCAGCCTACGCCCGGTCCGAGCGCCGGCCCATGTGGGGCGTGGTGGCCGGCGTCGCCGTGGTGCTCGCGTTCTTCACGAAAGCGGCGGCAGCCTTTTTCGTGGCCGCTATAGTCATCGAGGTGGGGGCGGGATGGTGGGTCCATAAGCGTGCGCTCCGAGGACCCTGGACCCTGGACCCTGGACTCTGGACGTTGCTCGGTCTCACGGTCGCGGGCACAGTTGTTCTCGCGACCTTCGTCATTCCCAACTGGACCGAGTTCGTGTCTTACAACTGGGCCATGACCGTCGAGCGGAAGCCGGAATACTCGATGACCGCCTTCGCTCGGAATGTGACGTGGCTGCCGCTGGCGCATGGCGTGTTTTCGCGCATGTGGCTGGTGATGCTCGTGGCCGGCGTGGCGGCCGCGGGCATCGTGACCCGGTGGCGCACGGCCCACCGCGCCGAGCGACTGGCCGTGTTGTGGCTGCTGGTCGGAATGGTCGAACTCGTGGTCCACGACTCCGGCAACGAACGGCGCTACGTGATGTTCGTGCCGGCGCTGGTGGCGCTGGCAAGCATGGCAATCGGTGTCCGGAAAACGCCCTCTGAGGACGCGAAAACGACCTCTGAGGTAATTACCGTCGGCGGATTACCGGTAATTACCTCAGAGGTCGTTTTCATTACCTCAGAGGTCGTTTTCCGAGCGGCCGTTTCTGTGGTCATCGCCGCCCTCGCCTACCTCGTGTTTGGCAGCGGGTTGCGCATGATCTGGCTCGACGACGTGCTGGCGAGCAACTACAGCCGGACCGTCTGGGTGTCAGCGGGGTTGTCGGTGGCGGTGGCCGCGCTGGTGTGGTGGCGGTGGAAGGCGTGGGCCGATCGATTGGGGAACGCAAGACTGCCCCTCGCAGCCACGGTTGCGGTGGTCGTGGTCACGTGCGGCACCGACCTCACCCTCTACGGACGCTGGGCCGCCCGCCGCACGTTCCACAACTACGACGCATCCCGAGCGTTGGCTGGTCTGCTGCCGTCGGGCACCCTCGTGCACGGCAAGCTGGCCAACGGCCTGGCCCTCGAAAATCAGATCAAACCCCTGTTTGTGGGTCGCGGTTTCGGCAACTACGCCGACCGGCTGGAACGCGACGATGCCCGCTATATACTCACGTATACACAGCCGCGACTCGGCCACGAAGGCCCGGTCATCCTCGATGTGCTGCAGCACTATCCCCGACAACGCGTGATCGCGGAGTTTGAGGTGGACGACGAGTGGCCGGGGCGCGACCGCGCGGCGCTCATCGACAAGTTTCCTGACGGACCGGAGTCCCGTGCGCGAAATCAGTGA
- a CDS encoding class I SAM-dependent methyltransferase: MREISESLIQSHADRRFRSEYDYALFEYYRSAKVLAFLERAGVSVHGRVLDAGCGGGGMPLSLADHADTVIGIDPINRFGDAGVKLAQERGLSDKLHFLQADGMKLPFASGSFDLVLSHAVIEHVEDAPLYLRECRRVMAPGARLFLSTAPYLSFAGAHLPRLKIQIPLHLIAGRWIAFRTFRLLARYAPWTLKEPAHENSFIRDARNGIWKHDDLLELVTVTRLRGQIAAAGLRIVREELHMTSTVRRLPARLGRFLGQSSLTRDALISNMEYVLESAS, translated from the coding sequence GTGCGCGAAATCAGTGAAAGCCTCATCCAGTCACACGCCGACCGCCGGTTCCGATCGGAATACGACTACGCGCTGTTTGAATATTATCGGTCGGCCAAGGTGCTGGCCTTTCTCGAGCGCGCAGGCGTGAGCGTGCACGGTCGCGTGCTTGATGCGGGCTGCGGCGGGGGCGGCATGCCCCTCTCGCTCGCCGACCATGCCGACACCGTCATCGGCATCGACCCCATCAACCGGTTCGGCGACGCGGGCGTGAAGCTCGCGCAGGAACGCGGACTGTCAGACAAACTGCACTTCCTGCAGGCCGACGGCATGAAGCTGCCGTTCGCGTCGGGGTCGTTCGACCTCGTGCTGTCGCACGCAGTGATCGAACACGTCGAGGACGCCCCCCTCTACCTGCGCGAGTGCCGTCGGGTGATGGCGCCTGGCGCGCGCCTGTTCCTCTCCACGGCGCCGTATCTGTCATTTGCGGGCGCGCACCTGCCGCGCCTGAAGATCCAGATCCCGCTGCATCTCATCGCGGGCCGCTGGATCGCGTTCCGGACGTTCCGCTTGCTCGCGCGATACGCGCCCTGGACGTTGAAGGAACCGGCGCACGAAAACTCGTTCATACGCGACGCCCGCAACGGCATCTGGAAACACGACGACCTGCTTGAACTCGTCACGGTGACCCGCCTGCGCGGCCAAATCGCCGCCGCCGGCCTGCGCATCGTCCGCGAGGAACTGCACATGACCTCCACCGTGCGACGCCTGCCCGCCAGGCTCGGCCGCTTCCTCGGCCAGAGTTCGCTCACACGCGACGCGCTGATCAGTAATATGGAATACGTGTTGGAATCGGCAAGCTGA
- a CDS encoding GNAT family N-acetyltransferase encodes MADVDRYRPEDKRAVDALYRRVFGIDSAEANRLRWEWQYRHNPHRPADGPLIWLAREGTTIIGQYATMPVKVSVQGREIDAAWGMDVMVAPERQRQGLGEVLFRTWDRNVGASLGLGLSESSYRLFQKMRWPDLGPVPCFVKPLTRRALRRPGWSVTANRLVSALTLPWVRLVARTRPLQGEVRVIRNFDESFTQLWDRVAPQFAFAVRRDAAYLNWKYIQAPHVRYTVAALERDGVVAGYIVYRHLQEARGRVTIVVDWLTAPDDHTGLLTLLRWVDREARAADSDKIRAFAMHAGYRKLLRQSGYFSVKSTMEFVAKINAVDLAPGFYKSTDAWHITLGDSDQDR; translated from the coding sequence ATGGCTGACGTAGATCGATATCGCCCCGAAGACAAACGCGCGGTGGACGCGTTGTACCGGCGCGTCTTCGGCATCGATTCAGCCGAGGCCAACCGGCTGCGGTGGGAATGGCAGTACCGTCACAATCCGCATCGGCCTGCCGACGGCCCACTCATCTGGCTGGCGCGCGAAGGCACCACGATCATCGGGCAATACGCCACGATGCCGGTGAAGGTCTCGGTGCAGGGCCGCGAAATTGACGCGGCCTGGGGCATGGACGTGATGGTGGCGCCTGAACGCCAGCGGCAAGGCCTGGGTGAAGTGTTGTTCCGCACGTGGGACCGCAACGTGGGCGCGTCGCTCGGACTCGGGCTCTCGGAGTCGTCGTATCGCCTCTTCCAGAAAATGCGCTGGCCCGATCTGGGGCCGGTGCCGTGTTTCGTCAAGCCGCTGACGCGTCGCGCCCTCCGCCGCCCGGGCTGGTCGGTCACGGCCAACCGCCTGGTCTCGGCACTCACGCTGCCGTGGGTGCGGCTTGTCGCACGCACACGTCCGCTTCAAGGCGAAGTGCGTGTCATTCGAAACTTCGACGAAAGCTTCACCCAGTTGTGGGATCGCGTGGCACCTCAGTTCGCGTTCGCCGTGCGACGCGATGCCGCGTACCTCAACTGGAAGTACATCCAGGCGCCGCACGTGCGCTACACCGTTGCGGCGCTCGAACGCGACGGTGTGGTCGCGGGCTACATCGTGTATCGGCACCTGCAGGAAGCGCGCGGCCGCGTGACGATTGTCGTGGATTGGCTGACCGCGCCCGACGACCACACGGGCCTGCTCACACTGCTGCGCTGGGTGGATCGCGAAGCGCGCGCGGCGGACTCGGACAAGATTCGCGCGTTTGCCATGCATGCCGGCTACCGCAAGCTGCTGCGCCAGTCGGGGTATTTCTCGGTGAAATCCACCATGGAATTCGTCGCCAAGATCAACGCCGTGGATCTGGCGCCGGGTTTCTATAAATCCACCGACGCGTGGCACATCACGCTCGGCGATTCGGATCAGGATCGATGA